A single Pochonia chlamydosporia 170 chromosome Unknown PCv3seq00011, whole genome shotgun sequence DNA region contains:
- a CDS encoding carboxypeptidase (similar to Myceliophthora thermophila ATCC 42464 XP_003661845.1), with protein MKALVVLSTLVACGSTRAVESKVSYDGYKVFRVPVVDDGSHIQSVMDTLKVISWQPPTRKGAFADIQVAPSQLEAFNKAMQGHEVITMHENLGNSIAEEGTFHAYAAGSANDTWFKSYHGYNDHLQWLNDLGNKYSKNAKVVTSGNTLQGNPITGLHIFGSSGGGKKPAVVFHGTVHAREWIASMVVEYMTNELITKYGSDNDITAFVDKYDFYMFPIVNVDGFKYTQSGDRMWRKNRQTTSGSSCLGHDINRNWPYQWNGPGSSTNPCAEDFRGSSQGDAPETKALSGFLQNVKNSQGLKLYIDYHSYSQLFMTPYGYSCNARAPNDDELQSLAKGAVDAIYSVHSVKFDYGPICTTIYQASGSSVDYVADVVKGDYTFTSELRDTGRYGFVLPPDQILPSGEEAFAGVKYLLQNMN; from the exons ATGAAGGCACTTGTAGTTCTTTCCACTCTTGTGGCCTGCGGCTCAACCCGAGCTGTCGAATCAAAGGTTTCGTATGATGGATACAAAGTCTTTCGCGTGCCGGTTGTGGACGACGGTTCGCATATTCAGAGTGTCATGGATACACTCAAAGTCATTTCTTGGCAGCCTCCCACGCGAAAGGGTGCTTTTGCGGATATCCAGGTGGCACCGAGTCAACTAGAGGCtttcaacaaggccatgcAGGGACACGAAGTCATCACGATGCATGAAAACCTTGGAAACTCGATTGCGGAAGAAGGGACATTTCACGCCTATGCTG CTGGTTCGGCCAACGATACTTGGTTCAAGTCATATCACGGCTACAACGACCATTTGCAGTGGCTTAATGACCTCGGCAACAAATATTCCAAAAATGCCAAAGTAGTCACCTCTGGGAACACCTTGCAAGGGAACCCCATCACGGGACTTCATATCTTTGGAAGCTCAGGCGGCGGCAAAAAGCCTGCCGTTGTGTTCCACGGAACCGTTCATGCCCGAGAGTGGATTGCTTCCATG GTTGTTGAGTATATGACCAATGAGCTCATCACCAAGTACGGCTCAGACAACGATATCACAGCTTTTGTTGACAAGTACGACTTTTACATGTTCCCGATAGTGAACGTTGATG GCTTCAAGTACACCCAATCAGGCGATCGAATGTGGCGCAAAAACCGCCAGACGACGTCAGGAAGCAGCTGTCTTGGCCATGACATTAACCGAAACTGGCCATACCAATGGAATGGCCCAGGTTCATCAACTAACCCATGCGCAGAAGACTTCCGAGGCTCAAGTCAGGGGGATGCGCCAGAGACAAAGGCACTGTCTGGGTTTCTGCAAAACGTAAAGAACTCTCAGGGACTGAAGCTTTACATCGATTATCATTCCTATTCTCAGCTCTTCATGACAC CCTACGGCTACTCTTGCAATGCGCGTGCCCcgaatgatgatgaacttCAGTCCCTTGCAAAGGGCGCCGTTGACGCCATCTACTCAGTCCATAGCGTGAAGTTCGACTACGGCCCAATTTGCACAACCATTTACCAGGCTAGTGGTAGCAGCGTCGACTATGTTGCTGACGTTGTCAAGGGCGATTACACATTCACATCTGAGTTGCGAGACACTGGCAGGTACGGATTCGTActaccaccagaccagattcTTCCCAGCGGTGAAGAGGCATTTGCTGGAGTCAAGTACCTTCTTCAGAACATGAACTAA
- a CDS encoding TPR domain-containing protein (similar to Arthroderma otae CBS 113480 XP_002847173.1), with the protein MAGSTLFMTPEESGRVQQTVQDVRCKRLEQMGQPREPKDPTSLIQQATGTSLMEDMASSLFGVAQKKSSPDTMPAYSVGSPYMPCTTELSQLKSIKLMDLRMETHHRGSVLALRRVSPVVTLKASSWAAMQGESAHDVERLEVFLHKSKFGRELLDLGLVFLVKEPYYTLNNEGEAVIRIDHPSDLVILTYSDSPESWRSSTEGDSAPVTRTPVKCKEEGNEALGKQDYARAHVRYTEGLEQISKDGHSNSTLCNDLHRNRSYVNLLLHRYDEAKADALSSLTRGEGEDEKLLDAKAYYRAGCAAYNLGEYDEAKGSFEQQLSLEPNNKLAKINLRRVKMRSEERATGVYDFSKIVSGLSKTEGRADTASFTSNTEIKKSPGAGRGLFATCNLEPGEIIMCEKAFCVVWGHEPEAFSVLTCDVRDDATIRVFPAGLHKAVVQRILNNPSQSEKVLDLFSDYEGLGSKVDKQDGSPVLDTFQVHDIVQRNAFGPGQQSDGEDVTNASTGLWVHAAYINHSCVPNAKKDYVGDLMLLRATRRIALGDEITHSYDETSDYDTRTAAINKTWGFNCRCALCQAEEADGPALRKQRFELEKQASELIQKASPTEVKKITVNKAKRLQQSLKDTYNDKRYKGLPRRALGGIEQWLQAALTR; encoded by the coding sequence ATGGCTGGCAGTACCCTTTTTATGACTCCCGAGGAGTCGGGGCGGGTACAACAGACAGTCCAAGATGTGAGATGCAAGCGTCTGGAACAGATGGGTCAGCCACGAGAGCCCAAGGATCCGACATCATTGATCCAACAAGCTACGGGGACATCTCTCATGGAAGACATGGCATCTTCTTTGTTTGGGGTGGCTCAAAAGAAGAGTAGTCCCGATACCATGCCAGCGTACAGCGTTGGATCGCCCTATATGCCCTGTACCACTGAATTGTCTCAACTGAAGAGCATAAAACTCATGGACCTTCGCATGGAGACGCACCATCGCGGCAGTGTCCTAGCTCTCCGCCGTGTTTCTCCAGTTGTCACACTCAAGGCCTCATCGTGGGCAGCCATGCAAGGAGAGTCCGCCCATGATGTAGAGCGCCTGGAGGTTTTCTTGCACAAATCCAAGTTTGGTCGAGAGCTCCTTGACTTGGGGTTAGTCTTCCTAGTCAAAGAGCCGTACTATACTCTCAACAACGAAGGCGAAGCCGTGATCCGTATCGATCATCCCTCAGACCTCGTTATTCTCACATACAGCGATAGCCCAGAGTCATGGCGTAGCAGTACTGAGGGTGATTCGGCGCCCGTTACGAGAACACCTGTAAAGTGCAAAGAGGAGGGCAATGAGGCACTTGGAAAACAAGATTACGCACGAGCCCACGTTCGCTACACCGAAGGCCTGGAACAGATCTCAAAGGATGGTCACTCCAACAGTACTCTGTGTAACGATCTCCACCGCAACCGGTCATACGtcaatctccttctccatcgaTATGACGAAGCAAAGGCTGACGCCCTCTCATCTCTTACTCGCGGCGAGGGTGAAGATGAGAAGCTCCTGGATGCAAAGGCATACTATCGAGCTGGCTGTGCAGCTTACAATCTTGGCGAGTACGATGAAGCTAAAGGTTCTTTTGAACAGCAACTCAGCCTGGAGCCCAATAACAAGCTAGCCAAAATTAACTTGCGCAGAGTCAAGATGCGGTCTGAGGAGCGCGCCACCGGAGTATACGACTTTAGCAAGATTGTGAGCGGACTGTCCAAAACGGAAGGACGCGCAGACACCGCGAGCTTCACCAGTAATACAGAGATCAAGAAGAGCCCCGGTGCAGGTCGCGGTCTGTTTGCAACTTGCAATCTTGAACCTGGGGAGATCATTATGTGCGAGAAAGCCTTTTGTGTCGTTTGGGGACATGAGCCTGAAGCCTTTTCCGTGCTCACCTGTGATGTGCGAGATGATGCCACGATCCGAGTCTTCCCTGCTGGTTTGCACAAAGCCGTGGTGCAGAGGATCTTAAATAATCCATCGCAATCAGAAAAAGTCCTAGATCTTTTTAGTGATTATGAGGGCTTGGGCAGCAAAGTCGACAAGCAGGATGGCAGCCCCGTGCTTGATACCTTCCAGGTTCACGACATTGTGCAGAGGAATGCTTTCGGCCCTGGTCAGCAGTCCGACGGCGAGGATGTAACTAATGCCAGCACCGGGCTCTGGGTGCACGCAGCGTACATCAATCACTCCTGTGTCCCGAATGCGAAGAAAGATTACGTGGGCGACCTCATGCTTCTCCGTGCCACACGCCGAATCGCTTTGGGGGACGAGATCACTCACTCCTATGACGAGACCAGCGATTACGATACAAGGACTGCAGCAATAAACAAAACGTGGGGCTTCAATTGTCGGTGTGCACTTTGCCAAGCCGAGGAGGCGGATGGCCCAGCTCTGCGCAAGCAACGTTTTGAGTTGGAAAAGCAGGCAAGCGAATTGATCCAAAAGGCAAGCCCAACCGAGGTGAAGAAGATTACggtcaacaaagccaaacGGCTCCAACAATCTCTCAAAGATACATACAACGACAAGCGATACAAGGGCCTTCCTCGACGTGCGCTTGGCGGGATCGAGCAATGGCTCCAAGCAGCCCTCACAAGATGA
- a CDS encoding Zn(II)2Cys6 transcription factor (similar to Marssonina brunnea f. sp. 'multigermtubi' MB_m1 XP_007289437.1) has product MEDPATDSFTTPNGELGAELDRESVILSPNETSPDGRYPPGSMPRLDDERHNSALKAAEIMTPCSPPETNLVASPVTCRNITPIYAQIPDFQDFRLSNSIDFLLNPESATFRNLDRRSSHNSYAFGGSNQTEHCNESPISLASYDSNQNHSAEADPEVAFLLRYFSEVPGKWLDLYFLEGYFEQKVPIRALSHPLLKNAACAYAAKHLCRTRQKTDCPKAPVRKSQVATTTTWPTSESIGWAEYSAKYYFQAIKLLRETLKQAQKLASSGCSSDAQPTADDCVTATEISDETLAAMAILCNFEFMSASDTEWARHLSGTMIVFDFQQTGIISLIGSNPSPSRKAIFWNFFRQDVYASFILETRTRLDMSDLAMWRAAGLKIDEHGLILPSSGSREGIMKDDMISNALLWILAKIFNYITDTNTTKARSIASPSESAAARSTIESSSTEPSEATWKQISHELNVWYDGLPDWFHPCARITRSASEPATASGPPRPVTIPDIWFTSAMCASTIQTYHLARILMLVNKPRPDDVFARGSSVFKFLGNYRSIEAELQFRSREIFGIAISSPTTSIELHQTQTIFIAAQCLVDDEERCMALDILRRVNSDLGWETDYRVQQLLREWGWEAFNT; this is encoded by the exons ATGGAGGATCCAGCAACCGACAGCTTCACGACTCCAAATGGTGAATTGGGAGCTGAGCTCGACCGAGAAAGTGTCATCTTATCCCCAAATGAGACTTCACCCGATGGCCGGTATCCGCCAGGGTCAATGCCCAGGTTAGATGATGAGCGTCACAACTCTGCCTTAAAAGCAGCCGAAATCATGACTCCGTGCTCGCCACCCGAGACCAACCTAGTTGCCAGTCCGGTCACTTGTCGTAATATCACACCTATATATGCACAGATTCCCGACTTCCAAGATTTCCGGCTGTCAAATAGTATTGATTTTTTGCTAAATCCAGAGTCCGCTACGTTTCGCAATCTCGATCGCCGAAGTTCTCATAATAGTTACGCTTTTGGCGGATCGAACCAAACGGAACACTGTAACGAGTCGCCCATATCCTTGGCTTCTTACGATTCGAACCAGAATCACTCGGCAGAAGCTGATCCAGAGGTGGCTTTCCTCTTGAGGTACTTTTCTGAGGTACCAGGCAAATG GTTGGATCTCTATTTTCTTGAGGGTTATTTTGAGCAAAAGGTTCCGATCAGAGCTCTCTCACACCCTCTACTAAAAAACGCCGCTTGTGCATATGCGGCTAAGCATCTGTGCAGAACTAGGCAAAAGACTGATTGCCCCAAGGCACCAGTTCGAAAGTCTCAAGTTGCGACAACTACTACATGGCCGACTTCAGAATCCATAGGTTGGGCAGAGTACAGCGCCAAATATTATTTTCAAGCAATAAAACTTCTGCGCGAAACACTCAAGCAGGCGCAAAAACTTGCATCTTCAGGCTGCTCTTCCGACGCACAGCCGACGGCGGACGATTGCGTGACTGCCACTGAGATTTCTGACGAGACTctggcggcaatggcaatccTTTGCAATTTTGAGTTCATGAGTGCATCTGATACAGAGTGGGCGCGTCATTTGAGTGGAACGATGATAGTTTTTGACTTTCAACAAACTGGAATCATTTCACTCATAGGATCCAACCCGTCGCCATCCCGAAAGGCCATTTTCTGGAACTTTTTCCGTCAAGACGTTTATGCTTCAT TTATTCTCGAAACAAGGACGAGGCTAGACATGtctgacttggccatgtggaGAGCAGCAGGACTGAAAATAGATGAGCATGGGCTTATTCTGCCTTCAAGTGGTTCGAGAGAAGGAATAATGAAAGACGACATGATATCTAATGCCCTTCTCTGGATCCTTGCCAAAATATTTAACTACATAACTGACACGAATACGACTAAGGCCCGAAGCATAGCCTCCCCGTCGGAGAGTGCGGCAGCCCGGTCGACCATCGAAAGCAGCTCGACGGAGCCGAGCGAAGCAACTTGGAAACAAATCAGCCATGAGCTGAATGTTTGGTACGACGGACTGCCAGACTGGTTTCACCCATGCGCTCGCATTACACGCAGCGCAAGTGAGCCTGCTACTGCGTCTGGCCCGCCCAGACCTGTGACCATACCGGATATCTGGTTCACAAGCGCCATGTGCGCATCTACTATCCAAACATATCATTTAGCACGCATATTAATGCTTGTCAATAAGCCACGGCCTGATGATGTGTTCGCACGTGGTAGCTCCGTGTTCAAATTCTTAGGAAATTATCGCAGTATTGAAGCGGAACTTCAATTTCGCAGCCGTGAGATATTCGGTATTGCAATTTCGTCGCCAACTACATCTATTGAGctccaccagacacagacCATCTTCATTGCAGCCCAGtgcttggttgatgatgaggagagaTGCATGGCCCTGGACATTCTTCGTCGAGTCAACTCGGATCTTGGTTGGGAGACTGACTATCGTGTCCAGCAACTTTTGAGGGAATGGGGCTGGGAAGCATTCAACACATGA
- a CDS encoding hexose transporter protein (similar to Aspergillus flavus NRRL3357 XP_002374068.1) gives MGFSTRLSRPKPDTFKLGGQEFPNVTWYKRKNLRMLYLLLTIPLIGSWAEGYDGSMMNALQTSTEWQNFFNHPRGSLLAFYNLSFAIGALLAVFPFPWGAYFADKIGRRWGTVCGNIVTIIGTVLQTSAQNFPMFVIARILLGMGVTISQGNCPLLITELAHTQHRAHITAMYNSNWYFGSIIAAWVTFGTININSSWAWRIPSLLQGVAAGLQISLIWFVPESPRWLIDKDRFDEALEILKYYHGEGVMTDFVAAEYLEIKETLALEKEYSNRGWSELFRTPGNRKRALICYLQGFFSQWCGNGLISYYLVPVLETIGIQGSSEQAGLNGGLQIWNYIVALWAAFNIDRIGRRPMALVSTGSMIIIFTLWTVFSAIYAQNQNEGMAKGVIVMIFLFYTAFNCGWQGLVIAYPVEILPYELRAKGLQLTFFGISTNVVNQYVNPVGIQNEGWKFYIFYILWLCVTFTVVYFLWVETKGVPLEEIAKLFDGEDANVGGNAKTSRAMDHLRDMKERGLTAETELTVEGKDTEGGGVTRHVEENHVN, from the exons CGGCGGCCAAGAATTCCCTAAT GTTACGTGGTATAAACGCAAGAATCTACGCATGCTCTATCTCTTGCTTACAATTCCTCTGATTGGATCGTGGGCAGAGGGCTACGACGGTAGTATGATGAATGCGTTGCAAACAAGCACAGAGTGGCAGAATTTCTTCAACCACCCTCGTGGCTCGCTTCTCGCATTTTACAACTTGTCTTTTGCAATCGGAGCCCTGCTTGCTGTTTTCCCTTTTCCATGGGGGGCATATTTTGCCGACAAGATTGGCCGCCGTTGGGGGACAGTTTGTGGTAATATCGTGACTATCATTGGCACCGTTTTGCAAACTTCGGCGCAGAATT TTCCTATGTTTGTTATTGCTCGAATTCTGCTTGGCATGGGAG TCACCATTTCTCAAGGCAATTGTCCTCTTCTAATCACAGAATTGGCACATACACAACACCGTGCCCACATAACCGCCATGTATAACTCCAATTGGTATTTCGGCAGTATTATTGCTGCTTGGGTCACCTTTGGCACAAT AAACATCAATTCGTCTTGGGCATGGAGAATTCCTTCCCTCTTACAAGGTGTGGCTGCAGGCCTCCAGATTTCCCTCATTTGGTTTGTGCCGGAG TCACCGCGATGGTTAATCGACAAGGACCGATTTGACGAAGCTCTTGAGATTCTCAAGTACTACCATGGCGAAGGAGTAATGACCGATTTTGTTGCAGCGGAATACTTAGAGATTAAAGAAACTCTTGCCCTCGAGAAAGAGTATAGCAACCGTGGCTGGTCTGAGCTCTTTCGCACGCCGGGTAACCGAAAGAGGGCTCTTATCTGCTATCTTCAGGGATTCTTCTCTCAATGGTGCGGCAATGGGCTCATCAGCTACTACCTCGTTCCGGTACTCGAGACGATTGGTATTCAAGGCAGCAGCGAGCAAGCTGGTTTGAATGGTGGCCTTCAAATTTGGAACTACATTGTCGCTCTTTGGGCCGCTTTCAACATCGACCGCATCGGGCGTCGGCCAATGGCGCTCGTGAGCACCGGGTCAATGATTATTATCTTCACCTTATGGACTGTGTTTTCAGCCATTTATGCCCAGAATCAAAATGAAGGCATGGCCAAGGGGGTTATAGTTATGATATTTCTTTTCTACACTGCATTCAACTGTGGGTGGCAAGGTCTTGTCATTGCGTATCCCGTTGAAATTTTGCCGTATGAGCTACGCGCCAAAGGGCTTCAGCTAACATTTTTCGGCATCTCCACAAACG TTGTGAATCAATACGTGAATCCGGTCGGCATACAAAACGAGGGTTGGAAGTTTTACATT TTTTACATTCTTTGGCTTTGCGTTACCTTCACGGTGGTTTACTTCCTCTGGGTAGAAACAAAG GGCGTCCCGTTGGAGGAAATTGCCAAATTGTTTGACGGTGAAGACGCCAATGTTGGTGGTAATGCGAAAACAAGCCGTGCTATGGACCACCTTCGCGATATGAAGGAGAGGGGTTTGACTGCAGAGACAGAACTCACTGTTGAAGGCAAGGACACAGAAGGGGGGGGAGTCACAAGGCATGTTGAGGAGAATCATGTCAACTAA
- a CDS encoding maltose permease (similar to Metarhizium robertsii ARSEF 23 XP_007824138.2), producing the protein MLSRGSYGESSPSSNETSQVGAIPSTGFGIGRGKSGDETCTEEGFEMSVPSVHDIRTCVATQDRTIEALWLPHTFSLSDDHPRRARRGFLTEKDMVFLTCCRQYPKAILWSLLLFLTVVMEGYDKSLITGFFAFPAFQRKYGEHTSASGTSLRDTGYEIPLKWQIALQNAAVVCEIVGLFAHGYITYIIGYRKVMMGSLLWLCISVFPAVFADSTTTLLVSQALSGMTHRRPCYPLSPCQYNLVSLLCYQHSLNTESQIGVPWGVIQTLAATYAAEVVPSGLRPYVLSNINMCWVAGQLLGTGILRALVHNTSEWSYRLPFALQWAWAVPLLIGIYFAPESPCKELFTVIPSLTGWYIRHERPAEARHALRRLCNQSDLHIDDSVALMEHINGVEKRMNYGGATYTDLFKGVNRRRTEISCMVWMCQALGANVLTGYAAYFFEQAGLDASNAFNLSTGMYAMAFVAGMVSWALLFKVGRRTLYMFGIASALLLLASGGIVSAVSPRTVGEEWALGALIILATFTYDLTIGPVCYVVVAELPSTRLRVKTVALARISYNIISIINNALVPKLLNPTALDLEGKVCFVYAGTSLFCLLWCYFRLPETKGLSYLELDILFEKKAPAVKFGQVQNRLAQSAYMTASNAERLTDSWHGWLAYS; encoded by the exons ATGCTGTCACGGGGTTCATATGGAGAAAGCTCACCGTCCTCCAATGAAACTAGCCAGGTAGGGGCAATTCCCAGTACCGGGTTCGGCATTGGACGTGGAAAATCTGGCGATGAAACTTGCACCGAAGAAGGTTTTGAGATGTCTGTACCGTCAGTACATGATATACGGACATGCGTTGCTACGCAGGACAGGACTATCGAAGCATTATGGCTTCCGCACACATTTTCCCTCTCTGACGACCATCCAAGGAGAGCACGGCGAGGTTTTCTCACTGAAAAAGACATGGTTTTCCTCACGTGCTGTCGCCAATATCCGAAGGCTATTCTCTGGTCGCTTCTCCTATTTCTCACAGTTGTTATGGAAGGATATGATAAGTCACTTATTACAGGATTTTTTGCTTTCCCAGCGTTTCAGCGAAAATATGGAGAGCACACCTCAGCTTCAGGGACATCACTTAGGGATACGGGGTATGAGATACCACTAAAGTGGCAAATAGCACTGCAAAATGCGGCAGTGGTATGCGAGATTGTCGGACTTTTTGCCCACGGGTACATTACATACATTATCGGATACCGAAAAGTCATGATGGGAAGCCTTCTGTGGCTATGTATATCTGTTTTCCCAGCTGTTTTTGCAGACAGCACAACTACCTTGCTAGTCTCGCAAGCTCTATCAGGTATGACACACCGTCGCCCCTGTTACCCGTTAAGTCCCTGCCAATACAACTTGGTGAGTTTGCTTTGCTACCAGCACAGTCTTAACACAGAGTCACAAATAGGAGTACCATGGGGTGTCATTCAAACATTAGCAGCTACTTATGCGGCCGAAGTCGTGCCATCAGGTTTGCGGCCCTACGTTCTGAGTAATATCAATATGTGTTGGGTTGCTGGACAGCTTCTGGGAACTGGCATCCTCCGTGCTTTGGTACATAACACGTCAGAATGGTCCTATCGCCTCCCGTTTGCCTTGCAATGGGCATGGGCGGTTCCCCTCCTAATTGGCATTTACTTCGCGCCGGAAAGTCCCTGTAAGGAACTCTTCACTGTCATTC CGTCACTCACAGGGTGGTACATTCGACATGAAAGACCAGCGGAAGCCCGTCACGCGCTTCGCCGGCTATGCAACCAATCCGATCTACATATCGACGACAGCGTAGCTCTAATGGAACACATAAATGGTGTTGAAAAAAGGATGAATTACGGAGGCGCAACATATACAGATTTGTTCAAAGGAGTCAACCGCCGTAGGACCGAAATATCTTGCATGGTCTGGATGTGTCAGGCGCTTGGAGCAAACGTGTTGACTGGCTACGCTGCATACTTTTTTGAACAGGCTGGGTTGGATGCTTCGAACGCTTTTAATCTCTCCACAGGAATGTATGCTATGGCCTTCGTTGCCGGTATGGTCTCATGGGCTCTTCTGTTCAAGGTTGGTCGCCGGACACTGTACATGTTTGGAATAGCCTCtgcattgttgttgcttgccAGTGGCGGCATCGTGTCAGCAGTGAGTCCTAGGACTGTTGGTGAGGAATGGGCTTTGGGTGCCTTGATCATCCTCGCAACCTTTACCTATGACCTTACCATTGGACCAGTCTGTTACGTCGTCGTAGCCGAGCTTCCTTCTACTCGCCTTCGGGTCAAGACAGTTGCCTTGGCTAGGATATCGTACAACATTATTTCGATTATCAATAATGCCCTCGTACCCAAATTGCTCAATCCGACGGCTTTGGACCTTGAGGGCAAGGTGTGCTTCGTGTACGCCGGCACGTCCCTGTTTTGTTTACTGTGGTGTTATTTTCGACTTCCAGAGACCAAGGGACTGTCATACCTGGAATTGGATATCCTGTTTGAAAAGAAAGCACCTGCGGTCAAGTTTGGGCAGGTTCAGAACAGGCTAGCGCAATCAGCCTACATGACGGCATCCAACGCGGAGCGGCTCACGGAttcatggcatggatggtTAGCCTACTCTTGA